A single region of the Sciurus carolinensis chromosome 16, mSciCar1.2, whole genome shotgun sequence genome encodes:
- the Ces4a gene encoding carboxylesterase 4A isoform X3 — MRWILGLSLTLCLVVQTVPGALYTKEPLVVTKYGTLQGKQIHVGKTSLHVFLGVPFSRPPVGSRRFAPPEPLKPWKGIKDATNYPPACLQESWGQLTSMYLNTGKQYKWLHFSEDCLYLNVYAPVRAHGDPLLPVMVWFPGGAFLVGSASTYEGSELAAREKVVLVFLQHRLGILGFLSTSDNQARGNWALLDQVEALHWVQENIEDFGGDPDSVTLFGQSSGAMCISGLMLSPLAQGLFHRAISQSGTVLFEAFITRDPLKVAKEVAHLAGCNHNSTRIMVDCLRSLSGAQIMHVSRQMNFFHINFQKQPQEIIWFLSPVVDGVVFPEDPVVLLAKGQVSPVPYLLGVNSLEFSWLLPYIMKFPLNWYSSRKEVLTRFLWITSTLLNVTKEQIPLVMEEYLSDTPKNDWKMFRNHVMDLAGDATFVYTTLQAARYHRGLFTDEEKALSLRMMKYWANFARTGNPNDGKLPCWPRYDKDEKYLQLNLTTRVGVKLKEKRMAFWRRLHQPQRPEKQK; from the exons gTGCCTTGTACACCAAAGAACCTCTAGTGGTCACCAAATATGGGACCCTCCAAGGAAAGCAGATACATGTGGGGAAGACGTCCCTCCATGTCTTCCTAGGAGTCCCCTTCTCCAGACCTCCTGTGGGTTCCCGCAGGTTTGCTCCTCCAGAGCCCCTGAAGCCCTGGAAAGGAATCAAAGATGCCACTAACTACCCCCCTGC GTGCCTTCAGGAGTCCTGGGGGCAGCTAACCTCCATGTACTTAAACACGGGGAAACAGTACAAGTGGCTGCACTTCAGTGAGGATTGCCTGTACCTGAACGTATACGCGCCAGTGAGAGCGCATGGGGACCCTCTGCTGCCG GTGATGGTCTGGTTCCCAGGAGGTGCCTTCCTTGTGGGCTCCGCTTCCACCTACGAGGGCTCTGAATTAGCCGCCCGTGAGAAAGTGGTGCTGGTGTTTCTGCAGCACAGGCTCGGCATCCTGGGCTTCCTAAG CACCAGTGACAACCAGGCCCGCGGCAACTGGGCGCTGCTGGATCAGGTTGAGGCTCTACATTGGGTGCAGGAGAACATCGAGGACTTTGGTGGAGACCCAGACAGCGTGACTTTGTTCGGGCAGTCGTCGGGGGCCATGTGCATTTCAGGACTG ATGTTGTCACCCCTAGCCCAGGGTCTCTTTCATCGGGCCATTTCCCAGAGTGGCACTGTGCTATTCGAAGCCTTCATCACTCGTGACCCATTGAAGGTGGCCAAG GAGGTTGCTCACCTGGCTGGCTGCAACCACAACAGCACAAGGATCATGGTAGACTGCCTAAGGTCTCTATCAGGGGCCCAGATAATGCATGTGTCCAGGCAGATG AATTTTTTCCACATAAACTTCCAGAAACAACCTCAAGAG ATTATATGGTTCCTGAGCCCTGTGGTGGACGGTGTGGTATTCCCAGAGGACCCGGTGGTGCTCCTGGCCAAGGGGCAGGTTTCACCTGTGCCCTATCTTCTAGGTGTCAACAGTCTGGAGTTCAGTTGGCTCTTGCCTTAT ATCATGAAGTTCCCTCTAAACTGgtattcatcaaggaaagaagtCCTCACCAGGTTTCTCTGGATTACCAGCACCCTGTTG AATGTCACTAAGGAGCAGATACCACTCGTGATGGAGGAGTACCTGAGCGATACCCCTAAGAATGACTGGAAGATGTTCCGAAACCATGTGATGGACCTAGCTGGAGATGCCACTTTTGTGTACACCACACTGCAAGCTGCCCGCTACCACCGGG GCTTATTCACAGATGAGGAGAAGGCACTCAGCCTCCGGATGATGAAATACTGGGCCAACTTTGCTCGCACTGG GAACCCTAATGATGGGAAGCTGCCCTGCTGGCCACGCTACGACAAAGATGAAAAGTATCTGCAGCTGAACCTTACCACAAGAGTGGGTGTAAAGCTCAAGGAGAAGAGGATGGCCTTCTGGAGGAGGCTGCACCAGCCTCAGAGACCTGAGAAGCAGAAGTGA
- the Ces4a gene encoding carboxylesterase 4A isoform X1, whose translation MRWILGLSLTLCLVVQTVPGALYTKEPLVVTKYGTLQGKQIHVGKTSLHVFLGVPFSRPPVGSRRFAPPEPLKPWKGIKDATNYPPACLQESWGQLTSMYLNTGKQYKWLHFSEDCLYLNVYAPVRAHGDPLLPVMVWFPGGAFLVGSASTYEGSELAAREKVVLVFLQHRLGILGFLSTSDNQARGNWALLDQVEALHWVQENIEDFGGDPDSVTLFGQSSGAMCISGLMLSPLAQGLFHRAISQSGTVLFEAFITRDPLKVAKEVAHLAGCNHNSTRIMVDCLRSLSGAQIMHVSRQMNFFHINFQKQPQEIIWFLSPVVDGVVFPEDPVVLLAKGQVSPVPYLLGVNSLEFSWLLPYIMKFPLNWYSSRKEVLTRFLWITSTLLNVTKEQIPLVMEEYLSDTPKNDWKMFRNHVMDLAGDATFVYTTLQAARYHRDAGFPVYLYEFEHHAPSGIIVKPRNDGADHGDEIRFIFGSPFSKGLFTDEEKALSLRMMKYWANFARTGNPNDGKLPCWPRYDKDEKYLQLNLTTRVGVKLKEKRMAFWRRLHQPQRPEKQK comes from the exons gTGCCTTGTACACCAAAGAACCTCTAGTGGTCACCAAATATGGGACCCTCCAAGGAAAGCAGATACATGTGGGGAAGACGTCCCTCCATGTCTTCCTAGGAGTCCCCTTCTCCAGACCTCCTGTGGGTTCCCGCAGGTTTGCTCCTCCAGAGCCCCTGAAGCCCTGGAAAGGAATCAAAGATGCCACTAACTACCCCCCTGC GTGCCTTCAGGAGTCCTGGGGGCAGCTAACCTCCATGTACTTAAACACGGGGAAACAGTACAAGTGGCTGCACTTCAGTGAGGATTGCCTGTACCTGAACGTATACGCGCCAGTGAGAGCGCATGGGGACCCTCTGCTGCCG GTGATGGTCTGGTTCCCAGGAGGTGCCTTCCTTGTGGGCTCCGCTTCCACCTACGAGGGCTCTGAATTAGCCGCCCGTGAGAAAGTGGTGCTGGTGTTTCTGCAGCACAGGCTCGGCATCCTGGGCTTCCTAAG CACCAGTGACAACCAGGCCCGCGGCAACTGGGCGCTGCTGGATCAGGTTGAGGCTCTACATTGGGTGCAGGAGAACATCGAGGACTTTGGTGGAGACCCAGACAGCGTGACTTTGTTCGGGCAGTCGTCGGGGGCCATGTGCATTTCAGGACTG ATGTTGTCACCCCTAGCCCAGGGTCTCTTTCATCGGGCCATTTCCCAGAGTGGCACTGTGCTATTCGAAGCCTTCATCACTCGTGACCCATTGAAGGTGGCCAAG GAGGTTGCTCACCTGGCTGGCTGCAACCACAACAGCACAAGGATCATGGTAGACTGCCTAAGGTCTCTATCAGGGGCCCAGATAATGCATGTGTCCAGGCAGATG AATTTTTTCCACATAAACTTCCAGAAACAACCTCAAGAG ATTATATGGTTCCTGAGCCCTGTGGTGGACGGTGTGGTATTCCCAGAGGACCCGGTGGTGCTCCTGGCCAAGGGGCAGGTTTCACCTGTGCCCTATCTTCTAGGTGTCAACAGTCTGGAGTTCAGTTGGCTCTTGCCTTAT ATCATGAAGTTCCCTCTAAACTGgtattcatcaaggaaagaagtCCTCACCAGGTTTCTCTGGATTACCAGCACCCTGTTG AATGTCACTAAGGAGCAGATACCACTCGTGATGGAGGAGTACCTGAGCGATACCCCTAAGAATGACTGGAAGATGTTCCGAAACCATGTGATGGACCTAGCTGGAGATGCCACTTTTGTGTACACCACACTGCAAGCTGCCCGCTACCACCGGG ATGCTGGCTTCCCTGTCTACCTGTACGAGTTTGAGCACCATGCTCCCTCGGGCATAATTGTCAAACCTCGCAATGATGGGGCAGACCACGGGGACGAGATCCGCTTCATCTTTGGGAGCCCATTCTCCAAAG GCTTATTCACAGATGAGGAGAAGGCACTCAGCCTCCGGATGATGAAATACTGGGCCAACTTTGCTCGCACTGG GAACCCTAATGATGGGAAGCTGCCCTGCTGGCCACGCTACGACAAAGATGAAAAGTATCTGCAGCTGAACCTTACCACAAGAGTGGGTGTAAAGCTCAAGGAGAAGAGGATGGCCTTCTGGAGGAGGCTGCACCAGCCTCAGAGACCTGAGAAGCAGAAGTGA
- the Ces4a gene encoding carboxylesterase 4A isoform X2 produces the protein MRWILGLSLTLCLVVQTVPGALYTKEPLVVTKYGTLQGKQIHVGKTSLHVFLGVPFSRPPVGSRRFAPPEPLKPWKGIKDATNYPPACLQESWGQLTSMYLNTGKQYKWLHFSEDCLYLNVYAPVRAHGDPLLPVMVWFPGGAFLVGSASTYEGSELAAREKVVLVFLQHRLGILGFLSTSDNQARGNWALLDQVEALHWVQENIEDFGGDPDSVTLFGQSSGAMCISGLEVAHLAGCNHNSTRIMVDCLRSLSGAQIMHVSRQMNFFHINFQKQPQEIIWFLSPVVDGVVFPEDPVVLLAKGQVSPVPYLLGVNSLEFSWLLPYIMKFPLNWYSSRKEVLTRFLWITSTLLNVTKEQIPLVMEEYLSDTPKNDWKMFRNHVMDLAGDATFVYTTLQAARYHRDAGFPVYLYEFEHHAPSGIIVKPRNDGADHGDEIRFIFGSPFSKGLFTDEEKALSLRMMKYWANFARTGNPNDGKLPCWPRYDKDEKYLQLNLTTRVGVKLKEKRMAFWRRLHQPQRPEKQK, from the exons gTGCCTTGTACACCAAAGAACCTCTAGTGGTCACCAAATATGGGACCCTCCAAGGAAAGCAGATACATGTGGGGAAGACGTCCCTCCATGTCTTCCTAGGAGTCCCCTTCTCCAGACCTCCTGTGGGTTCCCGCAGGTTTGCTCCTCCAGAGCCCCTGAAGCCCTGGAAAGGAATCAAAGATGCCACTAACTACCCCCCTGC GTGCCTTCAGGAGTCCTGGGGGCAGCTAACCTCCATGTACTTAAACACGGGGAAACAGTACAAGTGGCTGCACTTCAGTGAGGATTGCCTGTACCTGAACGTATACGCGCCAGTGAGAGCGCATGGGGACCCTCTGCTGCCG GTGATGGTCTGGTTCCCAGGAGGTGCCTTCCTTGTGGGCTCCGCTTCCACCTACGAGGGCTCTGAATTAGCCGCCCGTGAGAAAGTGGTGCTGGTGTTTCTGCAGCACAGGCTCGGCATCCTGGGCTTCCTAAG CACCAGTGACAACCAGGCCCGCGGCAACTGGGCGCTGCTGGATCAGGTTGAGGCTCTACATTGGGTGCAGGAGAACATCGAGGACTTTGGTGGAGACCCAGACAGCGTGACTTTGTTCGGGCAGTCGTCGGGGGCCATGTGCATTTCAGGACTG GAGGTTGCTCACCTGGCTGGCTGCAACCACAACAGCACAAGGATCATGGTAGACTGCCTAAGGTCTCTATCAGGGGCCCAGATAATGCATGTGTCCAGGCAGATG AATTTTTTCCACATAAACTTCCAGAAACAACCTCAAGAG ATTATATGGTTCCTGAGCCCTGTGGTGGACGGTGTGGTATTCCCAGAGGACCCGGTGGTGCTCCTGGCCAAGGGGCAGGTTTCACCTGTGCCCTATCTTCTAGGTGTCAACAGTCTGGAGTTCAGTTGGCTCTTGCCTTAT ATCATGAAGTTCCCTCTAAACTGgtattcatcaaggaaagaagtCCTCACCAGGTTTCTCTGGATTACCAGCACCCTGTTG AATGTCACTAAGGAGCAGATACCACTCGTGATGGAGGAGTACCTGAGCGATACCCCTAAGAATGACTGGAAGATGTTCCGAAACCATGTGATGGACCTAGCTGGAGATGCCACTTTTGTGTACACCACACTGCAAGCTGCCCGCTACCACCGGG ATGCTGGCTTCCCTGTCTACCTGTACGAGTTTGAGCACCATGCTCCCTCGGGCATAATTGTCAAACCTCGCAATGATGGGGCAGACCACGGGGACGAGATCCGCTTCATCTTTGGGAGCCCATTCTCCAAAG GCTTATTCACAGATGAGGAGAAGGCACTCAGCCTCCGGATGATGAAATACTGGGCCAACTTTGCTCGCACTGG GAACCCTAATGATGGGAAGCTGCCCTGCTGGCCACGCTACGACAAAGATGAAAAGTATCTGCAGCTGAACCTTACCACAAGAGTGGGTGTAAAGCTCAAGGAGAAGAGGATGGCCTTCTGGAGGAGGCTGCACCAGCCTCAGAGACCTGAGAAGCAGAAGTGA
- the Ces4a gene encoding carboxylesterase 4A isoform X5 produces the protein MYLNTGKQYKWLHFSEDCLYLNVYAPVRAHGDPLLPVMVWFPGGAFLVGSASTYEGSELAAREKVVLVFLQHRLGILGFLSTSDNQARGNWALLDQVEALHWVQENIEDFGGDPDSVTLFGQSSGAMCISGLMLSPLAQGLFHRAISQSGTVLFEAFITRDPLKVAKEVAHLAGCNHNSTRIMVDCLRSLSGAQIMHVSRQMNFFHINFQKQPQEIIWFLSPVVDGVVFPEDPVVLLAKGQVSPVPYLLGVNSLEFSWLLPYIMKFPLNWYSSRKEVLTRFLWITSTLLNVTKEQIPLVMEEYLSDTPKNDWKMFRNHVMDLAGDATFVYTTLQAARYHRDAGFPVYLYEFEHHAPSGIIVKPRNDGADHGDEIRFIFGSPFSKGLFTDEEKALSLRMMKYWANFARTGNPNDGKLPCWPRYDKDEKYLQLNLTTRVGVKLKEKRMAFWRRLHQPQRPEKQK, from the exons ATGTACTTAAACACGGGGAAACAGTACAAGTGGCTGCACTTCAGTGAGGATTGCCTGTACCTGAACGTATACGCGCCAGTGAGAGCGCATGGGGACCCTCTGCTGCCG GTGATGGTCTGGTTCCCAGGAGGTGCCTTCCTTGTGGGCTCCGCTTCCACCTACGAGGGCTCTGAATTAGCCGCCCGTGAGAAAGTGGTGCTGGTGTTTCTGCAGCACAGGCTCGGCATCCTGGGCTTCCTAAG CACCAGTGACAACCAGGCCCGCGGCAACTGGGCGCTGCTGGATCAGGTTGAGGCTCTACATTGGGTGCAGGAGAACATCGAGGACTTTGGTGGAGACCCAGACAGCGTGACTTTGTTCGGGCAGTCGTCGGGGGCCATGTGCATTTCAGGACTG ATGTTGTCACCCCTAGCCCAGGGTCTCTTTCATCGGGCCATTTCCCAGAGTGGCACTGTGCTATTCGAAGCCTTCATCACTCGTGACCCATTGAAGGTGGCCAAG GAGGTTGCTCACCTGGCTGGCTGCAACCACAACAGCACAAGGATCATGGTAGACTGCCTAAGGTCTCTATCAGGGGCCCAGATAATGCATGTGTCCAGGCAGATG AATTTTTTCCACATAAACTTCCAGAAACAACCTCAAGAG ATTATATGGTTCCTGAGCCCTGTGGTGGACGGTGTGGTATTCCCAGAGGACCCGGTGGTGCTCCTGGCCAAGGGGCAGGTTTCACCTGTGCCCTATCTTCTAGGTGTCAACAGTCTGGAGTTCAGTTGGCTCTTGCCTTAT ATCATGAAGTTCCCTCTAAACTGgtattcatcaaggaaagaagtCCTCACCAGGTTTCTCTGGATTACCAGCACCCTGTTG AATGTCACTAAGGAGCAGATACCACTCGTGATGGAGGAGTACCTGAGCGATACCCCTAAGAATGACTGGAAGATGTTCCGAAACCATGTGATGGACCTAGCTGGAGATGCCACTTTTGTGTACACCACACTGCAAGCTGCCCGCTACCACCGGG ATGCTGGCTTCCCTGTCTACCTGTACGAGTTTGAGCACCATGCTCCCTCGGGCATAATTGTCAAACCTCGCAATGATGGGGCAGACCACGGGGACGAGATCCGCTTCATCTTTGGGAGCCCATTCTCCAAAG GCTTATTCACAGATGAGGAGAAGGCACTCAGCCTCCGGATGATGAAATACTGGGCCAACTTTGCTCGCACTGG GAACCCTAATGATGGGAAGCTGCCCTGCTGGCCACGCTACGACAAAGATGAAAAGTATCTGCAGCTGAACCTTACCACAAGAGTGGGTGTAAAGCTCAAGGAGAAGAGGATGGCCTTCTGGAGGAGGCTGCACCAGCCTCAGAGACCTGAGAAGCAGAAGTGA
- the Ces4a gene encoding carboxylesterase 4A isoform X4 has product MRWILGLSLTLCLVVQTVPGALYTKEPLVVTKYGTLQGKQIHVGKTSLHVFLGVPFSRPPVGSRRFAPPEPLKPWKGIKDATNYPPACLQESWGQLTSMYLNTGKQYKWLHFSEDCLYLNVYAPVRAHGDPLLPVMVWFPGGAFLVGSASTYEGSELAAREKVVLVFLQHRLGILGFLSTSDNQARGNWALLDQVEALHWVQENIEDFGGDPDSVTLFGQSSGAMCISGLMLSPLAQGLFHRAISQSGTVLFEAFITRDPLKVAKEVAHLAGCNHNSTRIMVDCLRSLSGAQIMHVSRQMNFFHINFQKQPQEIIWFLSPVVDGVVFPEDPVVLLAKGQVSPVPYLLGVNSLEFSWLLPYIMKFPLNWYSSRKEVLTRFLWITSTLLNVTKEQIPLVMEEYLSDTPKNDWKMFRNHVMDLAGDATFVYTTLQAARYHRGLQDATEEAKSCQLYERKDCSLQTRAGAHPAQRRKIGCLGVFLAERTGLGAT; this is encoded by the exons gTGCCTTGTACACCAAAGAACCTCTAGTGGTCACCAAATATGGGACCCTCCAAGGAAAGCAGATACATGTGGGGAAGACGTCCCTCCATGTCTTCCTAGGAGTCCCCTTCTCCAGACCTCCTGTGGGTTCCCGCAGGTTTGCTCCTCCAGAGCCCCTGAAGCCCTGGAAAGGAATCAAAGATGCCACTAACTACCCCCCTGC GTGCCTTCAGGAGTCCTGGGGGCAGCTAACCTCCATGTACTTAAACACGGGGAAACAGTACAAGTGGCTGCACTTCAGTGAGGATTGCCTGTACCTGAACGTATACGCGCCAGTGAGAGCGCATGGGGACCCTCTGCTGCCG GTGATGGTCTGGTTCCCAGGAGGTGCCTTCCTTGTGGGCTCCGCTTCCACCTACGAGGGCTCTGAATTAGCCGCCCGTGAGAAAGTGGTGCTGGTGTTTCTGCAGCACAGGCTCGGCATCCTGGGCTTCCTAAG CACCAGTGACAACCAGGCCCGCGGCAACTGGGCGCTGCTGGATCAGGTTGAGGCTCTACATTGGGTGCAGGAGAACATCGAGGACTTTGGTGGAGACCCAGACAGCGTGACTTTGTTCGGGCAGTCGTCGGGGGCCATGTGCATTTCAGGACTG ATGTTGTCACCCCTAGCCCAGGGTCTCTTTCATCGGGCCATTTCCCAGAGTGGCACTGTGCTATTCGAAGCCTTCATCACTCGTGACCCATTGAAGGTGGCCAAG GAGGTTGCTCACCTGGCTGGCTGCAACCACAACAGCACAAGGATCATGGTAGACTGCCTAAGGTCTCTATCAGGGGCCCAGATAATGCATGTGTCCAGGCAGATG AATTTTTTCCACATAAACTTCCAGAAACAACCTCAAGAG ATTATATGGTTCCTGAGCCCTGTGGTGGACGGTGTGGTATTCCCAGAGGACCCGGTGGTGCTCCTGGCCAAGGGGCAGGTTTCACCTGTGCCCTATCTTCTAGGTGTCAACAGTCTGGAGTTCAGTTGGCTCTTGCCTTAT ATCATGAAGTTCCCTCTAAACTGgtattcatcaaggaaagaagtCCTCACCAGGTTTCTCTGGATTACCAGCACCCTGTTG AATGTCACTAAGGAGCAGATACCACTCGTGATGGAGGAGTACCTGAGCGATACCCCTAAGAATGACTGGAAGATGTTCCGAAACCATGTGATGGACCTAGCTGGAGATGCCACTTTTGTGTACACCACACTGCAAGCTGCCCGCTACCACCGGG GACTCCAAGATGCCACAGAGGAGGCAAAGAGCTGTCAACTATATGAGAGGAAGGACTGTTCCTTACAGACAAGAGCAGGAGCTCACCCAGCTCAGAGGAGAAAGATAGGGTGTCTAGGAGTCTTCCTGGCTGAGAGGACAGGCTTGGGAGCAACTTAA